From Thermoflavifilum aggregans, a single genomic window includes:
- the ilvD gene encoding dihydroxy-acid dehydratase, with the protein MAVLNKYSRTLTQDPTQPAAQAMLYGIGLTEKDLEKPQVGIASMGYDGNTCNMHLNDLAQLVKKGVWEQDMVGLIFHTIGVSDGMSMGTEGMRYSLVSREIIADSIEAVCGAQYYDGLITIPGCDKNMPGSVIAMIRLNRPSLMIYGGTIAAGHYKGRELNIVSAFEALGEKIAGKLSEEDFKGIIQHACPGAGACGGMYTANTMATAIETLGLSLPYSSSYPAVSEEKRRECLEAGKAIRILLEKDLKPKDILTKQSFENALAMVMVLGGSTNAVLHLIAMAKAADVPLTLDDFQRISDRVPVLSDFKPSGKYLMEDVHRIGGLPAIHKYLIREGILDGNCMTVTGKTLGENVESAADLDFQSQKIVHPVSEPLKQTGHLQILKGNLAEYGAVAKITGKEGERFEGPARVFDHEADMIAALEAGKIQAGDVVVIRYAGPKGAPGMPEMLKPTAAIIGAGLGDKVALITDGRFSGGTHGFVVGHIAPEAYEGGNLALVRDGDIIEIDVVRHLIQVKLTDTELEQRRAQWKRPPLRARRGVLFKFAKLVKNATEGCVTDED; encoded by the coding sequence ATGGCAGTTCTTAACAAATACAGTCGTACACTTACGCAGGACCCTACACAGCCTGCAGCTCAGGCCATGTTATATGGCATTGGCCTTACGGAAAAAGACCTGGAAAAGCCACAGGTAGGCATTGCCAGCATGGGATATGACGGCAACACCTGCAATATGCATCTCAACGATTTAGCCCAGTTGGTGAAAAAGGGCGTATGGGAGCAGGATATGGTGGGACTGATTTTTCACACCATAGGCGTCAGTGATGGAATGAGCATGGGCACTGAGGGTATGCGTTATTCACTGGTGTCCCGTGAAATTATTGCCGATTCCATTGAAGCTGTTTGCGGTGCACAATATTACGATGGACTGATCACTATTCCGGGGTGCGATAAAAACATGCCCGGGTCAGTCATTGCCATGATTCGGCTGAACAGGCCTTCTTTGATGATTTACGGAGGTACCATTGCGGCCGGACATTACAAGGGGCGGGAGCTGAATATTGTTTCTGCTTTTGAAGCATTGGGCGAAAAGATTGCCGGTAAACTAAGCGAAGAAGATTTTAAAGGCATCATCCAACATGCCTGTCCCGGTGCCGGAGCCTGCGGTGGAATGTACACAGCCAATACCATGGCTACGGCTATTGAAACACTCGGGCTTTCTTTGCCTTACAGTTCATCTTATCCGGCAGTGAGCGAGGAAAAACGAAGAGAATGTCTTGAAGCAGGAAAGGCGATCCGTATACTGCTGGAAAAAGATCTCAAGCCCAAGGACATCCTCACCAAACAATCGTTCGAAAATGCCCTAGCTATGGTGATGGTGCTGGGTGGCTCTACCAACGCTGTTTTGCACCTGATTGCCATGGCCAAAGCTGCTGATGTACCGCTTACACTCGATGATTTTCAGCGGATCAGCGATCGGGTACCTGTGCTAAGCGATTTCAAGCCCAGTGGAAAATACCTGATGGAAGACGTTCACCGCATCGGCGGGTTGCCGGCTATTCATAAATATCTGATTCGCGAAGGTATTCTTGATGGTAATTGCATGACCGTGACAGGCAAAACCCTGGGTGAAAATGTGGAGTCAGCAGCAGATCTTGATTTTCAGTCTCAGAAAATCGTGCATCCGGTATCTGAACCATTGAAACAAACAGGCCATCTGCAGATTCTGAAGGGTAACCTGGCTGAATATGGAGCTGTAGCGAAAATCACCGGCAAGGAAGGAGAGCGTTTTGAAGGACCTGCCCGTGTATTTGACCATGAAGCTGATATGATTGCGGCGCTGGAGGCCGGTAAAATTCAGGCCGGTGATGTGGTAGTCATCCGTTACGCCGGACCCAAGGGAGCTCCGGGCATGCCTGAAATGCTTAAGCCTACGGCTGCAATCATCGGGGCCGGGCTGGGAGATAAGGTAGCGCTTATCACAGACGGCAGGTTTTCGGGTGGAACCCATGGATTTGTGGTCGGACATATTGCGCCGGAGGCCTATGAGGGTGGTAACCTGGCCCTGGTACGGGATGGTGATATCATTGAGATTGATGTGGTTCGCCATCTGATTCAGGTAAAACTCACCGACACGGAATTGGAGCAGCGCAGGGCACAATGGAAACGCCCGCCTCTGCGTGCCCGCCGCGGTGTATTATTCAAATTTGCTAAACTGGTTAAAAATGCAACAGAAGGCTGCGTTACAGACGAAGACTGA